One window of the Candidatus Phycorickettsia trachydisci genome contains the following:
- the rpmH gene encoding 50S ribosomal protein L34, giving the protein MKRTYQPSKLVRKRRHGFRARMATAGGRAILNRRRKKGRKVLSA; this is encoded by the coding sequence ATGAAAAGAACTTACCAACCAAGTAAGCTAGTAAGAAAAAGAAGGCACGGTTTTCGAGCTAGAATGGCAACAGCAGGTGGCCGCGCAATACTGAATAGACGTAGAAAAAAGGGACGTAAAGTCTTATCCGCTTAA
- a CDS encoding ankyrin repeat domain-containing protein has product MPDETQNAIASPIDEDNTNLLHQAIFEADYKKVEKLLRERKVNVDAENTYGDKPLYVAALYNQVQIAKILLDYGAKSKCEV; this is encoded by the coding sequence ATGCCAGATGAAACACAAAATGCAATCGCATCACCTATAGATGAAGACAATACAAACCTACTTCACCAAGCTATATTTGAAGCAGATTATAAAAAAGTAGAAAAATTATTACGGGAAAGAAAAGTTAATGTTGATGCCGAAAACACTTACGGAGATAAACCATTGTATGTCGCAGCGCTATATAACCAAGTGCAAATTGCTAAAATTTTGCTTGATTATGGGGCAAAATCCAAATGCGAGGTCTGA
- a CDS encoding anaerobic ribonucleoside-triphosphate reductase activating protein, whose product MLIGGLHKISLIDYPQKLAAIVFTYGCNLRCPYCHNPELFSPKKDRLIPESQVFDFLKTRIGKLDAVVISGGEPCLQKDLIEFMQKIKDMGFLLKLDTNGSFPQKLKEIIDLKIVDYIAMDVKAPLDKYRSITNSNINTDNILQSINIIINSQVDHEFRTTVVKSQLSEEDILQITFLIKGSKRYYLQKFVPSKTLDQSFNQHTSYGKDELIAITSRIESDGLNCFIR is encoded by the coding sequence ATGCTGATAGGAGGACTGCATAAAATTTCATTAATTGATTATCCACAAAAACTTGCGGCTATAGTCTTCACTTACGGATGTAATTTGAGATGTCCGTATTGCCATAACCCTGAGCTTTTTAGTCCTAAAAAAGATCGTTTAATACCAGAGTCTCAAGTTTTTGACTTTCTGAAAACAAGGATAGGAAAGCTTGATGCAGTCGTAATTTCGGGAGGTGAGCCGTGCTTGCAGAAAGATCTTATAGAATTTATGCAGAAAATTAAAGATATGGGATTTTTGCTTAAACTAGATACTAATGGCAGCTTTCCTCAAAAATTAAAAGAAATAATAGATCTAAAAATTGTCGATTATATTGCAATGGATGTAAAAGCACCTCTTGATAAATATAGATCTATTACGAACTCAAACATCAATACCGATAATATTCTGCAAAGCATTAATATTATTATCAATTCACAAGTGGATCATGAATTCAGAACTACGGTAGTTAAATCTCAACTTTCAGAAGAAGATATTCTTCAAATAACCTTTTTGATCAAAGGGTCAAAGAGGTATTATTTACAAAAATTCGTCCCTTCAAAAACCTTAGATCAAAGTTTCAATCAACACACATCTTACGGAAAGGACGAATTGATTGCCATAACATCCCGTATTGAAAGTGACGGATTAAATTGTTTTATCAGATAG
- a CDS encoding AmpG family muropeptide MFS transporter encodes MKKLSLIFTDVRFSKIFILGIISGMPFAILYTTLIAWLNHYEINFATVTILATARMPYSMKFLWSPAIDYFHIPILTKHLGRRRSWMFLTSVGIASILYYLSFLTPSESVFNRILILSIIIGFLAASYDIAYDALRIEMIEPEMQALGVAHATLAYRLGLILTGACAISAGQLQGWKFTFQIMSWLFILGACLCLVIQTSLETIKHDGGFFLETAKSFQDLFKRKHIILILSTVILYKLGDAMLAFSGMKFYVVAGFTLVQIGLVVKTFGLIATIIGSYVGGMIMMRYGTLRGLMICGTAQMVTNLGYIWLNHAHGDMRVFLITNICENFTGGMGAGALSGYISILCSVKFAANQFALLSSCSAFMNSFLTSFTGTLVKIMGWDTFFVFTAAVSMPALGLIYILNKKIQTDQIEENNSGK; translated from the coding sequence ATGAAAAAACTATCTTTAATTTTCACTGATGTAAGATTCTCTAAGATTTTTATATTAGGAATTATTAGCGGCATGCCATTCGCAATTCTCTACACAACCCTCATTGCATGGCTTAATCACTATGAAATTAATTTTGCTACCGTAACCATACTAGCCACGGCAAGAATGCCATATTCTATGAAATTCTTATGGTCCCCTGCAATTGATTATTTTCACATACCAATTCTTACAAAACATCTAGGACGCAGGCGAAGTTGGATGTTTTTAACCTCAGTCGGTATAGCCAGCATACTTTATTATTTAAGTTTTCTTACCCCAAGTGAAAGTGTATTCAATAGAATACTGATATTAAGCATTATAATAGGCTTTTTGGCAGCTAGTTATGATATCGCATATGATGCCTTAAGAATCGAGATGATAGAGCCCGAAATGCAAGCATTGGGAGTCGCTCACGCTACACTTGCATATAGACTAGGTCTTATCTTAACTGGAGCATGCGCAATCTCTGCAGGACAACTTCAAGGGTGGAAGTTTACTTTCCAGATTATGTCTTGGCTTTTTATTCTGGGAGCATGCTTATGTTTAGTTATTCAGACTAGTTTAGAGACTATTAAACATGACGGAGGATTTTTCTTAGAAACTGCTAAGTCATTTCAAGATTTATTTAAACGCAAACACATAATACTAATACTTAGTACTGTTATATTATATAAACTTGGTGATGCGATGCTTGCGTTTTCTGGCATGAAGTTTTATGTTGTAGCGGGGTTTACTTTAGTTCAAATTGGTCTTGTTGTTAAAACTTTTGGACTCATAGCAACAATCATTGGCTCTTACGTTGGAGGTATGATTATGATGCGTTATGGCACTTTAAGAGGGCTTATGATCTGTGGCACTGCCCAAATGGTAACAAATTTAGGATATATCTGGCTTAATCATGCTCATGGAGACATGAGGGTATTTCTTATCACAAATATTTGCGAAAATTTTACTGGAGGTATGGGAGCAGGAGCATTGAGTGGATATATCAGTATATTATGCAGCGTTAAGTTTGCAGCAAACCAATTTGCTTTGCTAAGCAGCTGCTCAGCTTTTATGAACAGTTTTTTAACTTCTTTCACAGGGACCTTAGTTAAAATTATGGGATGGGATACTTTTTTCGTATTTACTGCTGCAGTTTCAATGCCAGCTTTAGGATTAATATACATTTTAAATAAAAAGATACAAACAGATCAAATTGAAGAAAATAATAGTGGGAAGTGA
- a CDS encoding HIT family protein gives MKHCIFCGIVAQTQKSHIIWESENHIAFLSIFPNMKGVTVVIPKKHFSSYAFSLNDEELTQLVLAAKHVAVNILDKKLKGVGRTGLVLEGFGVDHVHAKLFPLPNTASYAKNWQQIQSNVDHYFHEYPGYICTNDGPKADDQELAKLAKRLSNNNY, from the coding sequence ATGAAACACTGCATATTTTGCGGAATTGTTGCACAGACCCAAAAGAGCCATATTATATGGGAATCAGAAAATCATATAGCTTTTTTGTCTATTTTTCCAAATATGAAAGGCGTTACGGTTGTAATACCCAAAAAGCATTTTTCTAGTTATGCTTTTAGTTTAAACGATGAGGAACTAACGCAGCTAGTGCTTGCAGCTAAACATGTTGCTGTAAATATCTTGGATAAGAAATTAAAGGGGGTTGGAAGAACTGGTTTAGTACTTGAAGGATTTGGAGTGGATCATGTTCATGCTAAGCTATTTCCTCTACCCAACACCGCTTCTTATGCAAAAAATTGGCAACAAATTCAATCAAATGTAGATCATTATTTTCATGAATATCCTGGATACATTTGTACTAATGATGGCCCAAAAGCTGATGATCAAGAATTAGCAAAACTTGCTAAGAGATTAAGCAACAACAACTATTAG
- a CDS encoding ribonucleoside triphosphate reductase has translation MDTILKRDGQIVSFDPNKITSAIEKAALATKEFDTKVAKDLTAKVLELTEKLIDQKHVKAPSIEEVQDMVEKVLLSSEYKKTAKAYVIYREEHAKIREFLKHANTDMVDEYLDKLDWQVNENSNMSYSIQGLNNYISSKISKNYWLNRIYPYYIRDAHSDGDIHIHDLNVLSVYCVGWDLKDLLLEGFKGVQGKVESGPAKHFRTALGQIVNFLYTLQGEAAGAQAFSNFDTLLAPFIRYDNLDYDQVKQAMQEFLFNLNVPTRTGFQTPFTNITMDLTVPSYYADHNVIIGGQFMSETYKDFQHEMNLVNKAFFEIMMEGDRSGRVFTFPIPTYNITKDFDWDNRDLDGLWEMTAKYGIPYFSNFINSDMNPEDARSMCCRLRIDNRELDYRGGGLFGSNPLTGSIGVVTINLPRIGFTAKNKEEFFKILEEKMILAKISLELKRKVLEQFTDKNLYPYAKFYLRDIKKRYGVYWKNHFSTIGLIGMNEACLNLIDTDIASEKGKSFALEVMNFMRNKMIEFQQETGHNYNLEATPAEGTSYRLAKIDKASLVSIKCANDCNTTYPFYTNSTQLPVNHTDDIFEVLDHQDDIQTKYTGGTVVHIFAGERIHDAQNIKNLVKKICINYHLPYFTFTPTFSTCPNHGYLKGEHPTCPECGSECEVYSRVVGYIRPIKQWNDGKKAEFKKRKTYTVEKSYADRRTA, from the coding sequence ATGGATACAATCTTAAAAAGGGACGGTCAAATCGTGAGCTTCGATCCCAACAAAATTACCAGTGCCATCGAAAAAGCAGCTTTAGCTACAAAAGAATTTGATACAAAGGTTGCAAAAGACTTAACTGCAAAAGTTCTTGAGCTAACCGAAAAGCTCATAGATCAAAAGCACGTTAAAGCACCTAGTATCGAAGAAGTCCAAGACATGGTTGAAAAAGTTTTGCTGTCTTCCGAATATAAAAAAACTGCAAAAGCATACGTAATATACAGGGAAGAACATGCCAAAATAAGAGAATTCTTAAAACATGCAAATACAGATATGGTTGACGAATATTTGGACAAGCTTGACTGGCAGGTGAATGAAAATTCAAACATGTCATACTCCATACAAGGCTTAAACAATTATATCTCTTCCAAAATAAGCAAAAACTACTGGTTAAATAGAATATACCCTTACTACATACGAGATGCACATTCAGATGGAGATATTCATATCCATGATTTAAATGTGTTATCAGTTTATTGTGTCGGATGGGATTTAAAAGACCTTTTATTAGAAGGTTTTAAAGGAGTGCAAGGCAAAGTTGAAAGTGGCCCCGCAAAACATTTTAGAACCGCTTTAGGACAAATTGTTAACTTTTTATATACCCTTCAAGGAGAGGCAGCTGGTGCCCAAGCATTCTCAAATTTTGATACATTACTTGCGCCTTTTATTAGATACGATAATCTTGATTATGACCAAGTTAAGCAAGCAATGCAGGAGTTTTTATTTAACCTAAATGTACCAACACGCACAGGGTTTCAAACTCCATTTACTAATATTACCATGGACCTAACAGTGCCAAGTTACTACGCAGACCACAACGTAATTATAGGGGGCCAGTTCATGTCAGAGACTTATAAAGATTTTCAACACGAGATGAACTTAGTCAACAAAGCATTTTTCGAAATTATGATGGAAGGAGATCGAAGCGGCAGGGTTTTCACTTTCCCAATTCCAACATATAACATAACAAAGGACTTTGATTGGGATAATCGTGACCTTGATGGGCTATGGGAAATGACAGCCAAATATGGAATTCCGTACTTTTCAAATTTCATCAATTCAGATATGAATCCAGAAGATGCAAGATCAATGTGCTGCAGACTCAGAATTGATAATAGAGAACTTGATTATAGAGGTGGCGGGTTATTTGGTTCTAATCCACTGACGGGATCTATAGGGGTGGTTACAATAAATCTGCCAAGGATTGGCTTTACAGCTAAAAATAAAGAGGAGTTTTTTAAGATTCTTGAAGAAAAAATGATTTTAGCCAAAATAAGCCTCGAGCTTAAAAGAAAAGTGTTGGAGCAATTTACAGATAAAAATTTATACCCATATGCAAAATTTTATTTGAGAGATATAAAGAAAAGATATGGAGTTTATTGGAAAAATCACTTTTCAACCATCGGCCTTATCGGTATGAACGAAGCATGCCTAAATTTAATAGACACAGATATTGCTTCAGAGAAAGGTAAAAGTTTTGCTCTTGAAGTCATGAACTTTATGCGAAATAAGATGATAGAATTTCAGCAAGAAACAGGACACAATTATAATCTAGAGGCAACACCAGCCGAGGGCACATCTTATAGACTTGCAAAAATTGATAAAGCTAGTCTTGTTTCTATTAAATGCGCAAATGATTGCAATACCACGTATCCTTTTTATACTAATTCAACACAACTTCCTGTAAATCATACTGATGATATTTTTGAAGTACTAGACCACCAGGATGATATTCAAACTAAATATACTGGAGGTACCGTAGTTCATATTTTTGCCGGTGAGAGGATTCATGATGCTCAAAATATCAAAAATTTAGTTAAGAAAATTTGTATAAACTATCATCTTCCATATTTTACGTTCACACCAACCTTTAGCACTTGCCCTAATCATGGATATCTCAAAGGTGAGCATCCTACGTGTCCTGAATGCGGCTCTGAGTGTGAAGTATATTCAAGAGTTGTGGGATATATTAGACCCATAAAACAATGGAATGATGGGAAGAAAGCTGAGTTTAAAAAACGTAAAACATATACTGTTGAAAAAAGTTATGCTGATAGGAGGACTGCATAA
- a CDS encoding ribonuclease HII, which yields MKRYKQIKLKKIIVGSDEVGRGPLAGPIVAGAVTYKNTLIPDYVFDGRDSKLLSTAQREKLSNKIWDQYLCAIGIVSAEEIDLLGISLANRLAIIRAINNLKIYFDVALVDGNLKFDDTRFFSIIQGDKSHELICAASIIAKVWRDNLMQMLHNEFPCYNWSKNKGYGTKEHLDAIKKLGTSPYHRKTFKIAQC from the coding sequence ATAAAAAGATACAAACAGATCAAATTGAAGAAAATAATAGTGGGAAGTGACGAGGTCGGAAGAGGACCACTCGCAGGCCCCATAGTTGCTGGAGCCGTAACCTACAAAAATACCTTAATACCAGATTATGTATTTGACGGCAGAGACTCTAAACTTTTAAGTACAGCGCAAAGAGAGAAGTTGAGTAATAAAATTTGGGATCAATACCTTTGCGCAATAGGAATAGTCAGTGCAGAAGAAATTGATTTATTAGGCATAAGTTTGGCGAATAGACTGGCAATTATTAGGGCAATAAATAACCTTAAGATTTATTTTGATGTTGCACTTGTTGATGGTAATTTAAAATTTGATGATACTCGCTTTTTTAGTATAATTCAGGGCGATAAGTCCCATGAACTCATCTGCGCAGCTTCGATTATTGCTAAAGTATGGCGGGATAATCTAATGCAAATGCTACATAATGAGTTTCCTTGTTATAATTGGAGTAAGAATAAAGGATATGGTACCAAAGAGCATTTGGATGCAATAAAAAAACTTGGCACAAGTCCTTATCATCGCAAGACATTTAAAATAGCACAATGCTAG
- a CDS encoding ankyrin repeat domain-containing protein, which produces MGQNPNARSDGSTALRMAARQGNIEMLKLLLDRGAIVNTENCTLLHAAAESIKDQEIEAEQNDGWQVMKYLIQHYPLDPYGRNQTGLTPQDILVQIDWSFEDYYSKLVDEWRNQKDASLSGEF; this is translated from the coding sequence ATGGGGCAAAATCCAAATGCGAGGTCTGATGGTAGTACAGCCTTAAGAATGGCTGCTAGGCAAGGCAATATAGAAATGTTAAAGCTATTGTTAGATAGAGGAGCAATTGTTAATACCGAAAATTGCACTTTGTTGCATGCTGCTGCTGAAAGCATAAAAGATCAAGAAATTGAGGCTGAGCAAAATGATGGCTGGCAAGTAATGAAATATCTCATACAACACTATCCTTTAGACCCTTATGGAAGAAATCAAACAGGGTTAACCCCTCAGGATATCTTGGTACAGATAGATTGGTCATTTGAAGATTATTACTCAAAATTAGTTGATGAATGGAGAAATCAAAAAGATGCATCACTATCAGGTGAATTTTGA
- the mrdA gene encoding penicillin-binding protein 2, with translation MLDPKIFRNFLITRRQFVLGGIQASLVALLVGRLGYLQLYKYNQYLQRSKKNRTSKILLTPIRGEIIDCKDIKVATNLQQFNLILRRPTSKIAQNSLEKVFNLLQLSVYQQQEIKQKIKNTANALLMQNLSWEQVVLIEQNIFDLKHVFIEYNLIRGYPFANCMSHLIGYATLEYDEFGRVCPIGKSGIEKTYNQELKGEFGIRELEVDAHGNTVRELNLSPSQTGQNMTLSIDCSLQNKIATIFQNLTGAAIVYDLKKQQILSMFSSPNFESNDFASKNLSHKKWQNLQQDPKLPLLNKAISSVFPPGSIFKLVTCLAALKYGISPNEKFLCKAGGFLGDKFNCWKLDGHGLLNMEEAIGVSCNHYMYHVAQIVGQKNITDMARSLGLGQKVGIDLPGEVQGSLPGLTIFKPSLSKALNLCIGQGEIAATPLQLSRLISIIACKGRLASYHLKLDGPSSSQKLGLDPRYFEVIHKGMWRSVNHISGTSKAVKSKIILAGKTGTAQVFSKKNVLDPENIPWHLRNHALFGGFGPFEDPRFSVMVVIEHGGSGGRDAAPVAKKIFDLLW, from the coding sequence ATGCTAGATCCTAAGATTTTTCGAAATTTTTTAATCACTCGTCGTCAATTTGTCTTAGGAGGAATACAAGCAAGTCTCGTAGCATTATTAGTAGGACGTCTTGGATATTTGCAATTATATAAATACAACCAATATCTTCAACGCTCCAAAAAAAATAGAACATCAAAAATTCTACTTACTCCCATCAGAGGTGAAATTATTGACTGTAAAGACATCAAAGTTGCAACTAATCTTCAACAGTTTAACCTCATACTTAGACGCCCCACTTCTAAGATAGCCCAAAATTCTTTAGAAAAAGTTTTTAACTTATTACAACTTTCTGTCTATCAGCAACAAGAGATAAAACAAAAAATTAAGAATACCGCCAACGCACTCCTAATGCAAAACTTATCTTGGGAGCAAGTTGTGCTGATTGAGCAAAACATCTTTGATCTCAAACACGTATTCATTGAATATAACCTGATTCGAGGATATCCGTTTGCAAATTGTATGTCGCATCTAATAGGTTACGCTACTTTAGAGTATGATGAATTCGGCAGAGTGTGCCCCATAGGTAAAAGCGGTATTGAAAAAACTTATAATCAAGAATTAAAAGGAGAATTTGGTATCAGAGAGCTTGAGGTTGACGCACATGGTAATACTGTACGTGAACTTAACTTATCCCCTAGTCAAACTGGCCAAAATATGACCCTGAGCATAGACTGCTCCCTGCAAAATAAAATAGCTACAATTTTTCAAAACCTAACGGGAGCAGCCATAGTATATGATTTAAAAAAGCAGCAAATTCTTTCAATGTTCTCAAGCCCTAACTTTGAAAGCAACGATTTTGCATCCAAAAACCTATCTCATAAAAAGTGGCAAAATTTGCAACAAGACCCTAAATTACCCCTATTAAATAAAGCCATAAGTTCTGTCTTTCCTCCTGGATCCATCTTTAAGTTAGTCACTTGCCTTGCTGCACTGAAATATGGAATTTCTCCAAATGAAAAATTTTTATGTAAAGCAGGGGGCTTTTTAGGAGATAAGTTTAATTGCTGGAAGCTTGATGGACATGGCTTACTTAATATGGAAGAAGCAATTGGGGTTAGCTGCAATCACTATATGTATCATGTTGCCCAGATTGTAGGCCAAAAGAATATAACAGATATGGCTCGCTCTTTAGGATTAGGGCAAAAAGTTGGCATTGACCTTCCTGGAGAAGTTCAAGGATCATTACCAGGTTTAACTATTTTCAAACCTTCTTTAAGTAAAGCACTAAACTTATGCATTGGACAAGGTGAAATTGCCGCAACCCCTCTGCAACTCAGCCGCTTAATTAGTATAATCGCCTGCAAAGGCAGACTTGCAAGTTATCATTTAAAATTAGATGGACCTTCATCAAGCCAAAAACTTGGGCTAGATCCTAGATATTTTGAGGTAATACATAAAGGAATGTGGCGCTCTGTCAATCATATATCCGGTACAAGTAAAGCCGTTAAAAGTAAAATTATTTTAGCCGGCAAAACTGGAACCGCTCAAGTTTTTTCTAAAAAAAATGTACTTGATCCAGAAAACATTCCATGGCATCTAAGAAATCATGCATTATTTGGAGGCTTTGGTCCGTTTGAAGATCCAAGGTTTTCAGTTATGGTAGTAATTGAGCATGGAGGATCCGGAGGAAGAGATGCCGCACCCGTTGCAAAGAAAATTTTTGATTTGTTGTGGTAA
- a CDS encoding S9 family peptidase, whose product MNKPPIAKQIPFSYTVGKHTIQDEYFWLRDKSWPNVSNKEVLDYLKAENDYAEKAFFGNFKQEKQKLFDEIKARIKLTDKSEEVQRDEYYYYSRTEEKLDYPIYCRKKGLDGKEEVFLDVNLLAKGKKYTKIGAMSVSPDHSMIAYSIDHQGNERYTIKILDLKTGKYLSENIKDTIGAIVWHQNPDKLGLFYTLADENWRATQVFFHLLHSKEPDQLILKEENPLYHFNLGLSSSKRFLLINDGGGQENQMYTIDLFTLSIMPKLFSPMRTKVLYSLDHNKDNFYILTNDISSQFRLVTTNLQDTEDKFWQEYIPADKDGYLESFNITQKYLILNYKKQALPIIKVLDLDSKEEKQLNFPDASYTANGYSTNFFIDDIRVAYSSLARPNTIYSYNFQENRLDVIKVTEIPSGFDPNDYQAVLHWTENNGFKVPVSILYKKSLVKLDSSNPLYLYGYGSYGIGMTPAFRSSIISLVDRGFVFAIAHVRGGDELGYEWYESAKFLNKKHTFEDFIAVSKDLVANHYTSKGNIVICGGSAGGLLIGNVINTAPELYKAAIAHVPFVDILNTMLDSSLPLTPGEYKEWGNPAEDDKIFDYIKSYSPYDNVQKKHYPALFITTSISDPRVGYFEPAKWVAKLRKNKLDNNMLLFKTNLDTGHQGASGRFDYLKEVADDYLFILKIFNINI is encoded by the coding sequence ATGAATAAACCACCTATAGCAAAACAAATACCTTTTTCGTACACAGTTGGCAAACACACAATTCAAGATGAGTATTTTTGGCTTCGTGATAAATCCTGGCCCAATGTTTCTAATAAAGAAGTCTTAGATTACCTCAAAGCCGAAAATGATTATGCAGAAAAAGCGTTTTTTGGTAATTTCAAACAAGAAAAGCAAAAACTTTTCGATGAAATCAAAGCGCGTATTAAGCTAACTGACAAGTCTGAAGAAGTTCAAAGGGATGAGTATTACTACTATAGCCGTACAGAAGAAAAATTAGATTATCCAATATATTGCCGAAAAAAAGGTTTAGATGGAAAAGAAGAAGTATTTTTAGATGTCAACCTTTTAGCAAAAGGAAAAAAATACACCAAAATTGGAGCAATGTCAGTATCCCCCGATCATAGTATGATTGCTTACAGCATAGATCACCAAGGCAATGAGCGCTATACTATTAAGATTCTGGATTTAAAAACTGGCAAATACCTAAGTGAAAATATCAAAGATACCATTGGAGCAATTGTTTGGCATCAAAATCCAGATAAATTAGGTTTATTTTATACTCTTGCTGATGAAAACTGGCGTGCTACACAAGTATTTTTTCATCTACTTCATTCAAAAGAGCCTGATCAGCTGATATTAAAAGAAGAAAATCCTTTATATCACTTTAATTTGGGATTATCTTCAAGTAAAAGATTTTTATTGATAAATGATGGCGGAGGTCAAGAAAACCAAATGTATACCATCGACTTATTCACTTTGTCTATTATGCCTAAGCTATTTAGCCCAATGCGTACTAAAGTGCTGTATAGTTTGGACCATAATAAGGATAATTTCTACATTCTAACAAATGATATAAGTAGCCAATTCAGATTAGTTACAACAAATCTTCAAGACACAGAAGATAAATTTTGGCAAGAATATATCCCAGCAGATAAAGATGGATATTTAGAATCATTTAATATAACGCAAAAATACCTCATACTTAACTACAAAAAGCAAGCATTACCAATTATCAAAGTTTTGGACCTTGATAGCAAAGAGGAAAAACAGCTCAATTTTCCTGATGCATCATACACTGCAAACGGATACTCAACAAACTTTTTTATAGATGATATAAGGGTTGCGTACTCATCACTCGCAAGACCAAATACAATCTACTCATATAACTTTCAAGAAAATAGGCTCGATGTCATTAAGGTAACTGAAATTCCTAGCGGCTTTGATCCAAATGATTACCAAGCCGTGCTACATTGGACAGAAAATAATGGCTTCAAAGTTCCTGTTAGTATTTTATACAAAAAGTCATTAGTGAAACTTGATAGCTCAAATCCTTTATACCTATATGGATATGGATCTTATGGAATAGGCATGACCCCAGCTTTTCGCTCTAGCATCATTTCTCTTGTGGATAGAGGATTTGTATTTGCTATTGCACATGTTAGAGGTGGAGATGAACTTGGATATGAGTGGTATGAGTCAGCAAAATTTTTGAATAAAAAACATACATTTGAAGACTTTATTGCGGTTTCAAAGGATTTAGTTGCCAATCACTACACATCAAAAGGCAATATCGTGATCTGCGGAGGAAGCGCTGGAGGACTATTAATTGGTAATGTTATCAATACTGCGCCAGAACTCTATAAGGCAGCAATAGCTCATGTACCATTTGTTGATATATTAAATACCATGCTAGATAGCTCTCTGCCTCTGACGCCTGGAGAGTATAAAGAATGGGGCAATCCCGCGGAAGATGATAAAATTTTTGATTATATCAAATCTTATTCCCCTTATGATAATGTGCAAAAAAAACACTATCCCGCTCTTTTTATTACAACTAGTATAAGTGATCCTAGAGTTGGTTACTTTGAACCGGCAAAATGGGTTGCAAAACTTAGAAAAAATAAGTTAGATAATAATATGCTGCTGTTTAAGACTAATCTTGATACCGGACATCAGGGTGCTTCTGGAAGATTTGACTACTTAAAAGAGGTTGCAGATGATTATCTATTTATACTCAAAATTTTTAATATAAACATATGA